One window of Flavobacterium dauae genomic DNA carries:
- the kdpB gene encoding potassium-transporting ATPase subunit KdpB → MNNNTSLFQKDMVQEALKQSFVKLNPKTMFRNPVMFTVWIGTLVMLVVSLWTLAGAQEQGSFGYNFTVFIILLLTLLFANFAEAIAEARGKAQADSLRKTREETPARLKNGKMISSAQLQKGDVFICEAGDIIPSDGEIIEGLATIDESAITGESAPVIREAGGDKSSVTGGTKVLSDKIVVQVTTQPGESFLDKMIALVEGAARQKTPNEIALTILLAGFTLVFIIVCVTLKPFADYANVGITIVSFISLFVCLIPTTIGGLLSAIGIAGMDRALRANVITKSGKAVETAGDIDVLLLDKTGTITIGNRKATHFHPANGIDEKKLIKAAVLSSMADETPEGKSIIELAGINPLSYEVRNPQFIKFTAETRSSGIDYENTRIRKGATDAIKNLVTKAGNNFPKEIEERVKAISSNGGTPLVVSENEIALGVIELQDIIKPGIQERFERLRKMGIKTVMVTGDNPLTAKFIAEKAGVDDFIAEAKPEDKMNYIKKEQSEGRLVAMMGDGTNDAPALAQADVGVAMNSGTQAAKEAGNMVDLDNDPTKLIEVVEIGKQLLMTRGTLTTFSIANDVAKYFAIIPALFITAIPALQGLNIMNLHSPESAILSAVIFNAIIIPMLIPLALKGVAYKPIGASALLRRNLFIYGLGGVLIPFVGIKLIDMLISIFF, encoded by the coding sequence ATGAACAATAATACATCATTGTTTCAAAAAGATATGGTTCAGGAAGCACTGAAACAATCTTTTGTGAAACTCAATCCGAAAACCATGTTCCGTAATCCGGTTATGTTTACCGTATGGATCGGTACTTTGGTTATGCTGGTCGTGAGTTTATGGACGTTGGCAGGAGCTCAGGAACAGGGAAGTTTTGGCTATAATTTTACCGTCTTTATCATCCTTTTGCTTACCCTGTTATTTGCGAATTTTGCAGAGGCAATTGCTGAAGCAAGAGGTAAAGCACAAGCAGATAGTTTGCGTAAGACAAGAGAGGAAACTCCTGCAAGATTAAAAAATGGGAAAATGATCTCCTCTGCTCAATTACAAAAAGGTGATGTTTTCATCTGTGAAGCTGGCGACATCATTCCTTCTGATGGGGAAATTATTGAAGGCTTAGCGACCATCGATGAAAGTGCAATTACCGGAGAATCTGCTCCTGTGATTCGTGAAGCAGGTGGTGACAAAAGTTCTGTTACCGGTGGTACCAAAGTTTTGTCCGATAAAATCGTGGTGCAGGTAACAACGCAACCGGGCGAAAGTTTTCTAGATAAAATGATTGCCTTGGTAGAAGGTGCTGCCCGACAAAAAACACCTAATGAAATCGCTTTAACGATTTTGTTGGCAGGATTTACACTTGTGTTTATCATTGTCTGTGTCACACTCAAACCATTTGCCGATTATGCAAATGTTGGGATTACCATTGTTTCTTTTATCTCTTTATTTGTATGTCTTATTCCGACTACCATTGGTGGATTGTTGTCTGCAATCGGTATTGCAGGGATGGACAGAGCATTGAGAGCCAATGTGATTACAAAAAGTGGGAAAGCAGTAGAAACCGCAGGTGATATCGATGTGTTGCTGTTGGATAAAACCGGTACGATTACTATTGGTAACCGTAAAGCCACCCATTTTCACCCTGCTAATGGCATTGACGAGAAAAAACTTATAAAAGCAGCTGTACTAAGTTCCATGGCTGATGAAACTCCCGAAGGAAAATCTATCATTGAATTAGCAGGAATCAATCCGTTAAGTTATGAAGTTAGAAATCCTCAATTCATCAAGTTTACAGCTGAAACAAGAAGTTCAGGAATTGATTATGAAAATACACGTATTCGAAAAGGTGCAACCGATGCAATAAAAAATCTGGTTACAAAAGCAGGTAATAATTTCCCAAAAGAGATTGAAGAAAGAGTGAAAGCCATATCCTCTAATGGAGGTACGCCGTTGGTCGTATCAGAAAACGAAATTGCATTGGGAGTAATTGAGCTACAGGACATCATCAAACCGGGTATTCAGGAACGTTTCGAACGTCTGCGTAAAATGGGTATCAAAACCGTCATGGTAACGGGTGACAATCCTTTGACTGCTAAATTTATAGCTGAAAAAGCAGGTGTAGACGATTTCATCGCGGAGGCTAAACCCGAAGACAAGATGAACTACATTAAAAAAGAACAGTCAGAAGGTCGCTTGGTCGCTATGATGGGTGATGGAACAAATGATGCACCAGCCTTAGCACAGGCTGATGTAGGTGTAGCAATGAACTCTGGTACACAGGCTGCAAAAGAAGCGGGAAACATGGTCGATCTGGATAATGACCCGACTAAACTGATTGAAGTAGTAGAAATCGGAAAACAATTACTGATGACCCGTGGTACATTGACCACTTTCAGTATTGCAAATGATGTGGCCAAGTATTTCGCTATCATCCCTGCACTGTTTATCACAGCGATTCCTGCATTGCAAGGACTGAATATTATGAATTTACACAGTCCGGAAAGTGCAATACTATCAGCTGTAATTTTCAACGCAATCATCATTCCAATGTTGATACCATTAGCATTGAAAGGTGTAGCTTACAAACCTATTGGAGCAAGTGCATTACTTCGAAGAAACCTGTTTATTTATGGTTTAGGCGGTGTACTGATACCTTTTGTAGGAATCAAGCTGATTGATATGCTTATATCAATTTTCTTTTAA
- a CDS encoding DUF389 domain-containing protein: MSNKLWDFINLHNGEEDKQKVLENVTANISFRGSNLWILACAILIASVGLNVNSTAVIIGAMLISPLMGPILGAGFALGTYNFLLLRKSIKNLLIATVVSLLVSAFYFYISPFKDVQSELLARTSPNIYDVLIAFFGGLVGVIAITRVEKGNPIPGVAIATALMPPLCTAGYGLATFNFSYFFGAFYLYTINCFFICIATFLVIKYLKYPASATIEPKNEKRIRYGITTLMMIMIIPSFYLAYNLFEEKKFTKTVEEFINSEFSSRGYTVIYKKLNYNSNPKKVDLAFLNKKLSKEEMEMYNRLLDERGIHNTMLNFRQDDADLKSEILSELNKQDASLSEKDVTINNLRQELNKYKVNEPGLVRELNVLFPELKDVSLGKIEKFSGTDSAKVEWLVLYHLEKGTKEIDKSKMKKWLNERLNVDNTLILQDTQSE, encoded by the coding sequence ATGAGCAATAAATTATGGGATTTTATCAATCTGCACAACGGTGAAGAAGATAAACAGAAAGTTTTAGAAAATGTAACCGCTAACATTTCTTTCAGGGGATCTAACCTATGGATATTGGCTTGTGCTATCCTTATCGCTTCTGTTGGATTAAATGTCAATTCAACAGCTGTGATTATTGGAGCCATGTTGATATCTCCTTTGATGGGGCCTATTTTAGGAGCAGGATTTGCATTGGGAACGTACAATTTTTTACTCTTACGGAAATCTATTAAAAATCTTTTAATAGCAACTGTAGTTAGTTTATTGGTCTCAGCCTTTTACTTTTATATCAGTCCATTCAAAGATGTGCAATCCGAATTATTAGCCCGAACTTCTCCGAATATTTATGATGTATTGATCGCTTTTTTTGGAGGTTTAGTAGGTGTTATTGCCATCACAAGGGTAGAAAAAGGAAATCCCATTCCCGGTGTAGCCATTGCTACGGCTTTAATGCCTCCATTGTGTACGGCAGGGTATGGACTGGCTACCTTTAATTTTAGCTATTTCTTTGGGGCGTTTTACCTGTACACCATCAACTGTTTTTTTATTTGTATTGCCACGTTTTTAGTTATCAAATATTTAAAATATCCTGCTTCTGCTACGATTGAACCAAAGAATGAAAAACGCATCCGGTACGGAATTACCACCTTGATGATGATTATGATCATCCCCAGTTTTTATCTGGCGTATAATCTATTTGAAGAAAAGAAGTTTACTAAAACCGTTGAAGAATTCATCAATTCTGAATTCAGTAGCAGAGGATATACGGTGATTTACAAAAAACTGAATTATAATTCCAATCCAAAAAAGGTGGATCTGGCATTTCTGAATAAAAAACTCAGCAAAGAAGAAATGGAAATGTATAACCGATTACTGGATGAAAGAGGTATTCATAATACGATGCTGAATTTCAGACAGGATGATGCAGATCTTAAGTCGGAGATACTCAGTGAACTGAATAAGCAGGATGCTTCTTTGTCAGAAAAAGATGTGACCATCAACAACCTTCGACAAGAACTGAATAAATATAAAGTAAATGAACCAGGACTTGTTAGAGAACTGAACGTTCTTTTCCCTGAACTGAAAGATGTGTCTCTTGGTAAAATAGAAAAATTTTCAGGAACAGATAGTGCCAAAGTTGAATGGTTGGTGTTATATCATTTGGAGAAAGGGACAAAAGAAATTGATAAATCGAAAATGAAAAAATGGCTGAACGAGCGGCTTAATGTTGATAATACACTGATATTACAAGACACCCAATCCGAATAG
- the nhaA gene encoding Na+/H+ antiporter NhaA has product MNKLKKTPIEKIVSPIQSFIKNEKAGGIVLGISVVIALILANSPLAEEYHHVLEHKFGLQLDGSTYFEYNLHHWINDGLMAIFFFVVGLELKREIVGGELSNPRKALLPIAAAFGGMAVPAAIYLFLNPTGEVHSGWGIPMATDIAFALGVLYLLGNRIPLTLKVFLTALAIVDDLGAVLVIAFFYTSDISMFHLIIGALVLLTMYIGNKMGVRSILFYAILGIGGVWTTFLLSGVHATIAAVLAAFTIPADVKINEKIFSNNIQKLLDKFKGIDPDNSKPTLTNEQLHILEEIQNSTVAATPPLQRLEHAMHPMVTFLIIPIFALANAGVSLAIDMEHLFSTNVALGVALGLLVGKVVGVVGFTLLLVMLKVAPFPEGMNVRNLFGLGLLASIGFTMSLFVTSLAFSHEEYMTQAKIGIFAASIIGGVLGYYVLSKQSKKQL; this is encoded by the coding sequence ATGAATAAATTAAAAAAGACTCCTATTGAGAAAATCGTATCACCCATTCAAAGCTTTATTAAAAATGAAAAAGCAGGTGGCATTGTATTAGGAATCAGTGTGGTGATTGCATTGATATTAGCCAATTCGCCTTTAGCTGAAGAGTACCATCATGTTCTGGAACATAAATTTGGACTTCAGTTAGACGGAAGCACGTATTTTGAATACAATCTTCATCATTGGATCAATGATGGTTTGATGGCTATATTTTTCTTTGTAGTGGGTTTAGAACTAAAAAGAGAAATCGTTGGGGGAGAGTTATCCAATCCACGAAAAGCTTTATTACCCATCGCTGCTGCATTTGGAGGAATGGCTGTGCCGGCTGCGATTTATTTATTCTTGAATCCAACAGGAGAAGTGCACAGCGGTTGGGGAATTCCAATGGCAACAGATATAGCCTTTGCGTTAGGAGTGCTTTATTTATTGGGAAACAGAATTCCGCTTACACTAAAAGTTTTTTTAACTGCTTTAGCTATTGTTGATGACTTAGGTGCTGTTTTGGTTATCGCTTTTTTCTATACTTCAGATATCTCCATGTTCCATCTCATTATCGGTGCTTTGGTGCTTTTGACGATGTATATCGGTAATAAAATGGGAGTAAGAAGCATTTTATTCTATGCCATTTTAGGAATTGGCGGTGTTTGGACAACTTTTTTACTTTCGGGTGTACACGCCACTATCGCAGCTGTTTTAGCAGCATTTACCATTCCGGCAGATGTGAAAATCAATGAGAAAATATTCAGTAATAATATCCAAAAACTTTTAGACAAGTTTAAGGGCATTGACCCGGATAACAGCAAACCTACTTTGACAAATGAGCAATTACATATTCTGGAAGAAATTCAAAATAGTACGGTAGCAGCAACTCCGCCATTGCAACGATTAGAACATGCAATGCATCCCATGGTGACCTTCTTAATCATCCCTATTTTCGCTTTAGCAAATGCCGGTGTTTCATTGGCTATCGATATGGAACATTTATTCAGTACCAATGTAGCGTTGGGTGTTGCCTTAGGTCTTTTGGTCGGTAAGGTTGTTGGCGTGGTTGGTTTTACATTGCTTTTGGTGATGCTGAAAGTGGCTCCTTTTCCAGAAGGAATGAATGTAAGAAACCTGTTTGGACTAGGTTTACTGGCTTCTATAGGTTTTACGATGTCGTTATTTGTAACTTCTTTGGCGTTCTCGCATGAGGAATACATGACACAGGCGAAGATTGGAATTTTTGCAGCTTCTATTATTGGCGGTGTATTGGGTTATTACGTGCTGAGTAAGCAGTCTAAAAAGCAACTGTAA
- a CDS encoding porin: MKKIIMFSAILLGATGSVCAQETEKKPLTISGYAEVYYQQDFNNPKSNTRPGFVYSHNRSNEVSLNLGFIKAAYETKNMRANLALGVGSYMNANYATEEGVLKNIYEANVGVKLSKTKNLWLDAGILPSHIGFESAIGADCFTLTRSMMADNSPYFETGAKLSYATDNGKWNMAFLVMNSWQRIQRVEGNSTPAFGHQLTYRPSDKMTLNSSSFIGNDFPDEERKMRYFHNLYGQFQISNQFALIAGFDIGAQQKEKASDDYDTWYTPVLIAKYSPTEKVNIAARGEYYQDKNGVIINSGTENGFQTFGASINVDYQILPNLVWRTEVKSLNSKDAIFLNRDDNMKKDNVMAVTSLAIRF, from the coding sequence ATGAAAAAAATAATTATGTTCTCAGCTATTCTGCTGGGAGCAACAGGAAGTGTATGTGCTCAGGAAACTGAAAAAAAACCATTAACCATCAGTGGATATGCAGAAGTATATTATCAGCAGGATTTTAATAACCCGAAATCCAATACCAGACCGGGATTTGTGTACAGCCACAACCGTAGCAATGAAGTGAGTCTAAATTTGGGATTTATAAAAGCGGCTTATGAAACAAAAAATATGAGAGCGAACCTGGCTCTTGGAGTAGGCTCTTATATGAATGCTAATTATGCAACTGAAGAAGGCGTGCTGAAAAACATTTATGAAGCAAATGTAGGTGTGAAACTATCTAAAACGAAAAATTTATGGTTAGATGCAGGTATATTACCATCTCACATTGGTTTTGAAAGTGCCATCGGGGCAGACTGCTTTACACTGACCAGAAGTATGATGGCAGATAATTCGCCCTATTTTGAAACCGGGGCTAAGTTGTCGTATGCTACCGATAATGGTAAATGGAATATGGCTTTTTTAGTGATGAACAGTTGGCAAAGAATACAACGGGTTGAAGGCAATAGCACACCAGCTTTTGGTCATCAATTAACTTACCGTCCTTCAGATAAAATGACTTTAAACAGTAGTTCTTTCATAGGCAACGACTTCCCTGATGAAGAGCGTAAGATGCGTTACTTCCACAATCTGTATGGGCAGTTTCAAATCAGCAATCAATTTGCATTGATCGCTGGCTTTGATATCGGAGCACAACAAAAAGAAAAAGCAAGTGATGACTACGATACATGGTATACGCCTGTACTGATTGCAAAATACAGCCCGACTGAAAAAGTAAATATCGCTGCAAGAGGAGAATATTACCAGGATAAGAATGGCGTTATCATCAATTCGGGAACGGAAAACGGATTTCAAACATTTGGGGCTTCAATAAACGTTGATTATCAAATTCTGCCTAATTTGGTATGGAGAACAGAAGTTAAAAGCTTAAATAGTAAAGATGCCATTTTCTTAAACAGAGATGATAATATGAAAAAAGACAACGTTATGGCGGTTACATCGCTGGCGATACGTTTCTAA
- a CDS encoding DUF7674 family protein, translated as MNEINENTASTYLAHHYGEIKEEINELSMRKNFAGIFQAIVNHINLLLSKGQIEKIGVKIKFIGWLHKRGNEYVQYIIENLFVRSFEGMKRRCTTEQWIYMYQLIPNNLKHVYQLQNTNYLTQKTSL; from the coding sequence ATGAACGAAATAAATGAAAACACAGCCAGTACTTATCTGGCACATCACTACGGTGAAATTAAAGAAGAAATCAATGAACTATCCATGCGAAAAAATTTTGCAGGAATATTTCAGGCAATTGTCAACCACATCAATCTCTTGCTTTCCAAAGGACAGATAGAGAAAATTGGGGTAAAGATTAAGTTCATCGGTTGGCTTCATAAAAGAGGAAATGAGTATGTACAATACATCATTGAAAATTTGTTTGTGCGCTCTTTTGAAGGAATGAAAAGACGTTGCACTACAGAACAATGGATTTATATGTACCAGCTCATTCCCAATAACCTGAAGCATGTTTATCAGCTTCAGAACACAAATTATTTAACACAAAAAACAAGTCTATGA
- a CDS encoding DUF7674 family protein: MKTKIINTIQQWAPEAARLIPDLDTLDDSIADYLLLHKLAEVCSQKIGSGLEDELERVQEIAKVINLLYQGGNQYTRNAIENEFLTALSFEESPGSLKKHMDLFPIELRKGYIKTILEN, from the coding sequence ATGAAAACAAAAATCATAAATACGATACAACAATGGGCTCCTGAAGCCGCAAGACTCATTCCTGATTTGGATACTTTGGACGATTCTATTGCAGACTATCTGCTACTGCATAAACTGGCAGAAGTTTGTTCACAAAAAATAGGTTCTGGATTAGAAGATGAATTAGAGCGTGTTCAAGAGATAGCCAAAGTTATAAATCTTTTGTATCAAGGAGGAAATCAATACACGCGGAATGCCATTGAAAATGAGTTTCTGACAGCGCTATCTTTTGAAGAAAGCCCAGGAAGCCTAAAAAAACATATGGATTTATTTCCGATCGAATTACGGAAAGGGTATATCAAAACCATTTTAGAAAACTAA
- the kdpA gene encoding potassium-transporting ATPase subunit KdpA encodes MNTEILGIIVMFTLSILLAIPFGKYIAKVYGGEKTLLDPIFNPIERIFYKISGINPQTEMNWKQQMVAMITINMVWFLLGMVVLMTQGSLPLNPDNNPSMSADLAFNTVISFVVNCNLQHYSGESGLSYLGQYWLMFLQFVSAGTGMAAAVVLFRAFRDKSSETLGNFYNTFVKSCTRILLPVSFVIAIILAFEGTPMTFEGKDAITTLQGDSVEVSRGPAAAFVPIKHVGTNGGGFFGVNSAHPFENPSYLSNMVEMVAQLIVPLAMIFAFGYFIRRRKLSWMIFGVMTVGFLMLTIPNINMEMNGNPAIAAMGIDNSLGAMEGKEIRLGAPASGFWSIVTTVISTGSVNSMHDSSMALSGMNELLAMMINAFYGGVGVGILNFFIFIILAVFISGLMVGRTPEFLGKKVEAREMKIAMIIALLHPFLILVGTALAAASPQYTMDSLNNPAFHGLSEMLYEYTSSSANNGSGFEGLGDNTPWWNISTGFVLILSRFLPIIGPVAIAGLLAQKKYVPEGDGTLKTDTATFGLMVFAVIAIVAALAFFPVLALGPIAEYFSLY; translated from the coding sequence ATGAATACAGAAATTTTAGGAATAATCGTAATGTTTACCCTGTCGATATTGCTTGCAATACCCTTCGGTAAATACATTGCAAAAGTCTATGGCGGTGAAAAAACGCTGCTCGATCCGATTTTTAATCCGATAGAGCGAATCTTTTACAAAATAAGCGGTATCAATCCGCAAACAGAAATGAACTGGAAACAGCAGATGGTAGCCATGATCACGATCAATATGGTGTGGTTCCTGTTGGGAATGGTTGTTCTAATGACGCAGGGAAGCCTACCGCTTAATCCGGATAACAATCCAAGTATGTCCGCAGACCTTGCATTCAATACCGTGATATCATTTGTGGTAAACTGTAATCTGCAACACTATTCCGGGGAATCAGGATTAAGTTATCTTGGACAATACTGGTTAATGTTCTTACAGTTTGTAAGTGCGGGAACTGGTATGGCTGCTGCTGTAGTGTTATTTAGAGCATTCAGAGACAAATCATCTGAAACCTTGGGTAATTTTTACAACACCTTTGTAAAATCTTGTACACGTATTTTATTACCTGTATCATTTGTAATTGCCATCATTCTTGCATTTGAAGGTACCCCGATGACTTTTGAAGGTAAAGACGCTATTACCACTTTACAAGGTGATTCTGTGGAAGTATCAAGAGGACCCGCAGCGGCATTTGTGCCTATTAAACACGTAGGAACCAACGGAGGTGGATTCTTTGGAGTGAATTCTGCCCATCCGTTTGAAAATCCATCCTACCTATCCAATATGGTCGAAATGGTGGCTCAGCTGATCGTACCATTAGCGATGATCTTTGCCTTTGGCTATTTTATCAGAAGAAGAAAATTATCGTGGATGATATTCGGTGTAATGACAGTAGGTTTTTTAATGCTGACCATTCCAAATATCAACATGGAAATGAACGGAAATCCTGCTATTGCAGCTATGGGAATTGATAATTCTCTTGGAGCAATGGAAGGAAAGGAAATTCGATTAGGAGCACCTGCATCTGGCTTTTGGAGCATTGTCACCACTGTAATCTCTACTGGATCAGTAAACTCTATGCACGATAGCTCAATGGCATTGTCAGGCATGAATGAGCTATTGGCAATGATGATCAATGCGTTTTATGGAGGAGTCGGTGTAGGAATACTTAACTTCTTTATTTTCATCATTCTTGCTGTATTTATCAGTGGATTGATGGTAGGAAGAACACCTGAATTCTTAGGTAAAAAAGTGGAGGCAAGAGAAATGAAAATAGCGATGATTATTGCCTTGCTTCATCCTTTCCTAATATTAGTAGGAACAGCATTAGCCGCTGCATCACCACAATATACTATGGACTCTCTAAATAACCCTGCATTTCACGGATTGAGTGAAATGCTTTACGAATACACCTCATCATCTGCCAACAACGGTAGTGGATTTGAAGGATTGGGCGATAATACACCTTGGTGGAATATCAGCACCGGATTTGTGCTTATCCTTTCACGATTCCTACCGATCATAGGTCCTGTAGCAATTGCAGGCTTGTTAGCCCAAAAGAAATATGTACCAGAGGGAGACGGAACCCTAAAAACCGATACGGCAACTTTCGGACTGATGGTATTCGCTGTAATCGCCATCGTAGCTGCTTTGGCATTCTTCCCGGTATTGGCTTTAGGACCTATTGCAGAGTACTTTTCACTTTATTAA
- a CDS encoding TrkH family potassium uptake protein, producing the protein MKEFLYAKWIQQLIVVLHLVALTALIADYGFILNPTLQLSIISLYLFVLVIGVFYTVLKYYYHRKEFILSVFIFDTLSVLFVFYCLYKQLSTGGISEITHWIRLAVILKLIREFTRPRLSYKRSLLNPAQLFIISFMGLIVVGALLLMLPNATYQGISFVDALFTSTSAVCVTGLIVVDTSSYFTAFGQTLIMLLIQAGGLGILTFASYFSYFFKGGSTYENQLALSDMTNSEKIGEVFTTVKRILTITFLIEFIGAIFIFFNLDKALIPSFSERVYFSVFHSISAFCNAGFSTLPNGMMEDSYVYNYPLQFIIVIIFVFGGLGFPIVINSVRYIKHLISRYILWFVEKKNNYRPWILTLSNKINLLTTFILIVLGTVIIYIKEYYNVLGNHQGLGKVVTALFTATTPRTAGFNSIDFSQMHFSSIIIIIFLMWVGASPASTGGGIKTSTFAIATLNYFSLAKGKTRIEVFRREIADISVRRAFAVMSLSLLVIGISVYLISHYDNHVPLLDIAFESFSAYSTVGLSLGITGDLSSESKLVLIGTMFVGRVSMLTILIAFFKKVRQGNYHYPSDEILIN; encoded by the coding sequence ATGAAAGAGTTTTTATATGCCAAATGGATACAACAGCTCATTGTTGTATTACACTTGGTTGCACTTACAGCACTAATAGCTGATTACGGTTTTATACTAAACCCAACCTTACAATTAAGTATCATTTCTTTGTATCTGTTTGTATTGGTTATTGGTGTTTTTTATACTGTTTTGAAATACTATTATCATCGAAAAGAATTCATATTAAGTGTTTTTATCTTTGATACATTGAGTGTTTTGTTTGTGTTTTATTGCTTATACAAACAATTATCAACAGGGGGAATCTCAGAAATAACCCATTGGATACGGTTGGCTGTTATCTTAAAATTGATACGGGAATTTACACGCCCGCGTTTGAGCTATAAGCGTTCTTTACTCAATCCTGCCCAATTATTTATCATCAGCTTCATGGGATTAATTGTCGTGGGAGCCTTACTATTAATGCTGCCTAATGCAACCTATCAAGGTATAAGCTTTGTGGATGCTCTATTCACTTCTACCAGTGCAGTGTGCGTAACGGGATTAATAGTGGTCGATACGAGCAGTTATTTTACAGCTTTTGGGCAAACCTTAATCATGCTATTGATCCAAGCTGGTGGATTAGGGATCCTTACATTTGCCAGTTACTTCAGTTACTTCTTCAAAGGTGGATCTACTTACGAAAATCAATTGGCATTGAGTGATATGACCAATTCTGAGAAAATAGGCGAGGTTTTTACAACGGTAAAGAGGATTTTAACCATTACTTTTTTAATAGAGTTTATTGGAGCTATATTTATTTTCTTTAATTTGGATAAAGCTTTAATTCCGTCCTTTTCAGAAAGAGTTTATTTTTCTGTGTTTCATTCTATATCTGCATTCTGTAATGCGGGATTTTCGACTTTACCCAATGGAATGATGGAAGACAGTTATGTGTATAATTATCCCTTACAGTTCATTATTGTCATCATCTTTGTATTCGGAGGTTTAGGTTTTCCGATTGTTATTAATTCCGTTCGATATATTAAACATCTAATATCCAGATATATTCTTTGGTTTGTAGAGAAAAAGAACAATTACCGTCCATGGATTTTAACCTTGAGTAATAAGATAAATTTATTGACCACTTTCATATTGATTGTTTTAGGAACCGTCATTATCTACATCAAAGAATATTACAATGTACTTGGAAATCATCAAGGTTTGGGAAAGGTTGTTACGGCATTATTTACAGCAACTACACCCAGAACGGCGGGTTTTAATTCGATAGACTTTAGCCAAATGCACTTTTCTTCCATCATTATCATCATTTTTTTAATGTGGGTAGGTGCATCTCCGGCTTCAACTGGTGGTGGAATTAAAACAAGTACGTTTGCCATTGCTACTTTAAACTATTTTAGTCTTGCAAAAGGAAAAACCAGGATAGAAGTCTTCAGAAGAGAGATTGCTGATATCTCGGTTAGAAGAGCTTTTGCGGTAATGAGTCTATCCTTATTGGTAATAGGAATAAGTGTTTATCTGATTTCTCATTATGATAATCATGTACCTCTTTTGGATATCGCATTTGAAAGCTTCTCAGCTTATAGCACTGTTGGGCTTAGTTTAGGAATAACCGGAGATTTAAGTAGTGAAAGTAAATTGGTTCTTATTGGAACTATGTTCGTAGGAAGGGTAAGTATGTTAACCATTCTGATTGCCTTTTTTAAAAAGGTCAGACAGGGAAATTACCATTATCCATCGGATGAAATATTAATCAACTAA
- the kdpF gene encoding K(+)-transporting ATPase subunit F — protein MTALFIVAIGVFVYICYVLLKPEKF, from the coding sequence ATGACAGCATTATTCATAGTAGCCATAGGTGTATTTGTCTATATATGCTACGTATTGCTCAAACCAGAAAAATTTTAA
- a CDS encoding K(+)-transporting ATPase subunit C: MKKHILPAIKLTAVMILFFTVIYPLAVWGIAQFAPNAGKGEIIEHNGKKHYVNIGQSFTEDNYFWPRPSAVDYNAAGSGGSNKGPSNEEYLAEVQARIDTFLVHNPGVDKSEIPVDLVTASGSGLDPNFSVQAAKVQVARIAKIRGIDEVKLNQLIDEQTEKPLWGMFGPEKINVLKLNIALDQLK, encoded by the coding sequence ATGAAAAAACATATTTTGCCCGCAATAAAATTGACTGCTGTTATGATCCTGTTTTTTACGGTCATTTACCCACTTGCAGTCTGGGGTATCGCACAGTTTGCTCCTAATGCTGGAAAAGGAGAAATTATAGAGCACAACGGAAAGAAACATTATGTCAATATTGGTCAGTCTTTTACAGAAGACAACTATTTCTGGCCAAGACCATCGGCCGTAGATTACAATGCTGCTGGTTCAGGAGGTAGTAACAAAGGTCCTTCTAATGAGGAATACTTGGCAGAAGTTCAGGCACGAATTGATACTTTTTTAGTGCACAATCCCGGAGTTGATAAATCTGAAATACCTGTTGACCTGGTTACGGCTAGTGGAAGTGGACTGGATCCTAACTTCTCTGTTCAGGCTGCAAAGGTACAGGTAGCACGAATCGCTAAAATAAGGGGTATTGATGAGGTTAAATTGAATCAATTAATTGATGAACAAACCGAAAAACCTTTGTGGGGTATGTTTGGTCCCGAAAAAATCAATGTACTTAAATTAAATATCGCTCTGGATCAACTTAAATAA